One part of the Humulus lupulus chromosome 9, drHumLupu1.1, whole genome shotgun sequence genome encodes these proteins:
- the LOC133800654 gene encoding wall-associated receptor kinase 2-like has translation MIEVRSIHVDDATMSVTIPYSFDCYHKNGSLARRLDVGVELRSHFTFSNSENKLLAFGCDTQVFMNATEYRFGSGCISLCGENLNMSTETSCSGFGCCQTSVPKHLKNLSIVMGSINKHIDVNSFNPCGYAFLVDQRSFDISKMRLDFLPEQVENSSVLLDWVVGKQTCEEAKLNTSSYVCGDNSDCHYLENGGGYGCRCLEGYKGNPYLKNGCLDINECLEPEKYKCSRCQNTMGGYKCKCPLGMHGDGKNGNCRGFSFTTIATVIGASIFLVIIALLLFYDYNRRKREKIFKQNGGLVLKHQRVRIFSKAELAKATNNYSQSNFIGQGGFASVYKGVVLNETSTTATTTQQIAVKKPKLDKDDQNKSILMNHQQFHEEIAIVSQVNHKNVVKLLGLCLETKIPLLVYELVPNGTLSQHIHTKRSSSSSAMLRPWKTRLRIATETAQAIDYLHSLAHPPIIHRDIKSTNILLDENYTAKVSDFGASVLIPPGQTGIATTVQGTLGYLDPEYLTTGTLTTKSDVYSFGVVLVELITGEKPISNGVRIKAKSNNIIQYFVSTIRENKSERYVEKIVDPDVIYDEDHEKEIEIVAELAMKCLEGHSERRPSMKEVVEELVELNKVKGNNKAQQNEEETYQLLIVDHD, from the exons ATGATCGAAGTTCGCAGCATCCATGTCGACGATGCCACTATGAGCGTTACTATACCCTACTCCTTTGACTGTTATCATAAGAACGGTAGTTTGGCTCGCCGCCTCGACGTGGGCGTCGAGTTGAGGAGCCACTTCACGTTCTCAAACTCCGAGAACAAGCTCTTGGCCTTCGGCTGCGACACGCAGGTGTTCATGAACGCCACCGAGTACAGGTTCGGCAGTGGTTGCATCTCGCTCTGCGGTGAAAACTTAAACATGTCGACCGAAACCTCGTGCTCGGGCTTCGGCTGCTGCCAGACATCTGTACCAAAGCATCTCAAGAATTTGTCAATAGTCATGGGCAGCATAAATAAGCACATCGATGTCAACTCGTTCAACCCTTGTGGGTATGCGTTCTTGGTGGACCAGAGGAGTTTCGACATCTCCAAAATGCGCCTGGATTTTCTGCCCGAACAAGTGGAGAATTCTAGCGTTCTGCTTGATTGGGTTGTGGGAAAGCAGACGTGTGAGGAAGCTAAATTGAATACATCTTCGTATGTGTGCGGCGACAATAGTGATTGCCACTATTTGGAGAATGGTGGTGGATATGGTTGTCGGTGTTTGGAAGGATATAAGGGAAATCCTTATCTCAAGAATGGATGCCTAG ATATCAATGAATGCTTGGAGCCAGAGAAATACAAGTGCAGTCGATGCCAAAACACAATGGGAGGTTACAAATGCAAGTGCCCGCTTGGGATGCATGGAGATGGAAAAAATGGAAATTGTAGAGGATTTAGCTTTACCACAATTGCTACAG TTATTGGGGCAAGCATTTTTTTGGTTATAATAGCTTTACTCCTTTTCTACGACTACAATAGAAGAAAAAGGGagaaaatatttaaacaaaatgGTGGTTTGGTGTTAAAGCACCAAAGAGTGAGAATCTTCAGCAAAGCAGAGCTGGCCAAAGCAACCAACAACTACAGCCAATCTAATTTCATCGGCCAAGGTGGCTTTGCTTCAGTTTACAAAGGAGTTGTACTAAATGAAACTAgtactactgctacaactactcAACAAATAGCCGTGAAGAAACCGAAACTTGATAAGGACGATCAAAACAAGAGCATACTGATGAACCACCAACAATTCCATGAAGAAATCGCCATTGTTTCCCAAGTCAACCACAAGAATGTTGTCAAACTCTTAGGCTTATGTCTTGAGACAAAGATCCCACTTCTAGTTTACGAATTGGTACCAAACGGAACCCTCTCTCAACACATCCATACTAAaagatcatcttcatcatcaGCCATGTTAAGGCCTTGGAAAACTCGATTAAGAATTGCTACAGAAACTGCTCAGGCCATTGACTATTTGCACTCTTTGGCTCACCCTCCAATCATTCATCGAGACATAAAGTCGACCAACATTCTCTTGGACGAAAACTACACTGCCAAAGTGTCTGATTTTGGTGCCTCGGTGTTGATACCTCCAGGCCAAACTGGTATAGCCACAACAGTTCAAGGGACTCTTGGTTACTTAGATCCAGAATACTTGACTACTGGTACACTGACTACGAAGAGCGATGTTTACAGCTTCGGTGTTGTTTTGGTGGAGCTAATAACTGGAGAAAAACCAATCTCAAATGGGGTTAGAATTAAAGCCAAGAGTAATAATATCATTCAATATTTTGTTTCAACAATAAGAGAGAACAAGAGTGAGAGATATGTGGAGAAGATAGTGGATCCTGATGTTATTTATGACGAAGATCACGAAAAAGAGATAGAGATAGTTGCCGAGCTTGCAATGAAGTGCTTGGAAGGACATAGTGAAAGAAGGCCAtcaatgaaagaagtggtagaaGAGCTTGTGGAGCTTAACAAGGTTAAAGGAAATAATAAAGCTCAACAAAACGAAGAAGAGACATATCAGTTACTCATCGTTGATCATGATTAG
- the LOC133801862 gene encoding cyanidin 3-O-galactoside 2''-O-xylosyltransferase FGGT1-like, with product MCVNKRFSSDKSKKNAAKMREEEEKKLHIAMYPWFAMGHLTSFLHISNKLAERGHRISFYIPTKTQSKLVSFNLHPHLISFVPIHVPHVDGLPPGAETTADVPYHLISFLMTAMDLTRPQLEASLQNLKPQIIFFDFTHWLPEAARRFGIKSLHYCTVSPATHGYLISPDRRLDEFPLTEADLMQPLPGFPSSCIKLRAHEARRLAKATVMEFGNGITFTKRQKIGLDDSDAIVFKTSREMEGVYADYVAEKWGKAVILAGPVVPERPKSVLEGETAAFLSRFEKGSVVYCAFGSECVLVKEQFQQLVLGLELTGRPFLVALKPPAGSETVESALPDGFKKRVGSRGLVHGGWVQQQLILSHGSVGCFVTHCGCGSLLEGMVNECQLVLVPNVGDQFINARIMSDDLKVGVEVEKGDEDGFFTKEGVCRAVEAVMVKESHVGKEVRANHKKWRDFLLSKGLEDSYIDDFIKKLHALITAT from the coding sequence atgtgtgtgaataAGAGATTTAGTTCAGACAAGTCAAAGAAAAACGCAGCGAAaatgagagaagaagaagaaaagaagctTCACATTGCTATGTACCCATGGTTCGCCATGGGACACCTCACCTCATTCCTCCACATCTCCAACAAGTTAGCCGAGAGAGGCCACAGAATCTCCTTCTACATACCAACCAAAACGCAGTCCAAACTAGTGTCGTTCAACCTCCACCCACACCTCATCTCCTTCGTCCCCATCCACGTCCCTCACGTCGACGGCCTCCCACCCGGTGCCGAAACCACCGCCGACGTTCCTTACCATCTCATCTCGTTTCTCATGACCGCCATGGATCTCACTCGTCCCCAACTCGAAGCTTCTCTTCAAAACCTTAAACCCCAAATCATCTTCTTCGATTTCACCCACTGGCTACCTGAAGCCGCACGTCGTTTTGGGATCAAATCCCTCCATTACTGCACCGTCAGCCCGGCAACGCACGGCTACCTGATCAGTCCCGACAGAAGATTGGACGAGTTTCCCTTAACCGAAGCCGATTTGATGCAGCCTCTACCTGGTTTCCCATCATCGTGCATTAAGCTTCGAGCTCACGAAGCTCGTCGCCTGGCTAAAGCAACGGTAATGGAATTCGGGAACGGCATCACATTCACTAAACGACAGAAAATCGGGTTAGACGACAGCGACGCCATCGTTTTCAAAACCTCCAGAGAGATGGAGGGAGTCTACGCCGATTACGTGGCCGAGAAGTGGGGGAAAGCTGTCATCCTGGCTGGCCCGGTGGTTCCGGAACGACCGAAGTCGGTGTTGGAAGGCGAAACGGCGGCGTTTCTTTCGAGATTCGAGAAGGGAAGTGTGGTGTACTGCGCATTTGGAAGCGAATGTGTCTTGGTAAAGGAGCAGTTCCAACAACTCGTTCTGGGCCTTGAGTTAACCGGTCGACCGTTCCTAGTGGCGCTGAAACCCCCAGCTGGGTCCGAAACAGTGGAGTCAGCTTTGCCAGATGGGTTCAAGAAGAGAGTTGGGAGTAGGGGGCTGGTCCATGGGGGTTGGGTGCAGCAGCAGCTGATACTGAGCCATGGTTCGGTTGGGTGCTTTGTGACTCACTGTGGTTGTGGGTCTTTGCTTGAGGGCATGGTGAATGAGTGTCAATTGGTTTTGGTCCCAAACGTTGGAGATCAGTTTATCAATGCTAGGATTATGAGTGATGATCTCAAAGTTGGAGTCGAGGTTGAGAAAGGAGATGAAGATGGGTTCTTTACGAAAGAAGGTGTTTGTAGGGCTGTTGAGGCTGTAATGGTGAAGGAGAGCCATGTGGGGAAGGAAGTGAGGGCTAATCATAAGAAATGGAGAGATTTTCTGTTGAGCAAAGGGCTTGAGGACTCTTATATTGATGACTTTATCAAAAAATTACATGCTCTCATCACTGCTACCTAG